A DNA window from Ancylothrix sp. D3o contains the following coding sequences:
- a CDS encoding S8 family serine peptidase: protein MTTPNNSPQSYSNPTPGVGVPEQSIGFILQRGGDELYLEKVPNRFTIRLVNPSDGPESWPLPAGVTHLTSFSQVHLEEYQTEPANLEKAMQAARDNEAICFVSHVYNVRNSPYTLVYLTNEITVQFNEAVKKETRDSITNAAGLRLQKPLAGIPNTFIYNVTKQATENPVKIANRLISRPDIMLAEPNVVVLTVNHYRPRDTMYPKQWYLYNAGGPGMVAGAHIDIEKAWDITRGVRSVVVAITDDSVDLRHPDFQGVGKIVAPRDFKERDFLPLPGEAEDNHGTSCAGVAVAEETGAGIVGVAPGCSLMPLRTTGYLDDTSIEDLFEWAIQKNAAVVSCSWGASAVYFPLSLRQSSALNRAATQGRDGKGCVIIFAAGNSNRPTTGTVNERGWPNNVVTGSTKWLAGFTVHPDVITVAASTSLNKKAAYSNWGPTISVCAPSNNAPPGIWLQETGYIATAPQVAMSFDGLGVFTTDRVGSVGYDSSDFTSDFGGTSSATPVVAGVAALILSVNPDLTAQQVKQILQSSADKIIDRDKDPQLGFNYGTYDANGFSQWFGYGKVNAYKAVIAAQKTVSPSWLRVSRQLQGRNDFAVVIPDGDLRGVTSAIRVNDNSPVLDLRVTVNIEHQFMGDLEVYLVAPSGKKALLQNRSLGARKSLQMSYSMQDTPALRLLANEPASGVWMLQVIDYSPEDVGTLKSWDLIIGL, encoded by the coding sequence ATGACCACCCCCAACAACTCCCCCCAATCTTACTCAAACCCCACCCCAGGCGTCGGAGTCCCTGAACAAAGCATCGGATTTATCCTACAGCGCGGCGGTGATGAACTTTACCTCGAAAAAGTCCCCAACCGCTTCACCATCCGCCTCGTCAACCCCAGCGACGGGCCCGAAAGCTGGCCTCTTCCTGCCGGTGTCACCCACCTAACAAGCTTTTCTCAAGTCCACCTCGAAGAATACCAAACCGAACCGGCCAACCTGGAAAAAGCCATGCAAGCCGCACGGGACAACGAAGCCATCTGCTTTGTATCTCACGTCTATAACGTAAGAAATAGCCCTTACACTCTTGTTTATCTCACAAATGAAATCACCGTCCAATTTAACGAAGCCGTCAAAAAAGAAACACGAGACAGCATCACCAACGCTGCCGGTTTACGCCTCCAAAAACCCCTGGCCGGCATCCCCAACACCTTCATCTACAACGTCACCAAACAAGCCACAGAAAACCCCGTCAAAATCGCCAACCGGCTCATCAGTCGCCCAGACATCATGCTGGCCGAACCCAACGTTGTCGTCCTCACCGTCAACCACTACCGGCCCCGTGACACAATGTACCCCAAACAATGGTACTTGTATAATGCGGGCGGCCCTGGCATGGTAGCCGGTGCTCACATAGATATCGAAAAAGCCTGGGACATTACACGCGGAGTCCGTTCTGTTGTAGTCGCCATTACCGATGACTCCGTTGATTTGCGACACCCAGACTTTCAAGGCGTCGGCAAAATCGTCGCCCCCAGAGACTTCAAAGAAAGAGACTTTTTACCCCTCCCCGGAGAAGCCGAAGATAATCACGGTACCTCCTGTGCCGGTGTAGCTGTTGCCGAAGAAACCGGCGCCGGCATCGTTGGAGTCGCCCCTGGCTGTTCATTAATGCCTCTGCGAACCACCGGCTACCTTGACGACACCTCCATCGAAGACCTTTTTGAGTGGGCCATTCAAAAAAACGCCGCTGTTGTTTCCTGTAGCTGGGGCGCATCCGCCGTTTACTTCCCCTTATCTTTGCGACAAAGCAGCGCTCTCAACCGCGCCGCCACCCAAGGAAGAGACGGTAAAGGTTGTGTGATTATTTTCGCCGCCGGCAACTCCAACCGGCCCACCACCGGCACCGTCAACGAACGCGGCTGGCCCAACAATGTCGTAACCGGTTCCACTAAATGGCTTGCCGGTTTCACCGTTCATCCTGACGTTATTACCGTAGCCGCCTCCACCAGCCTCAACAAAAAAGCCGCCTATAGCAACTGGGGGCCCACAATTTCCGTTTGTGCACCCAGCAACAATGCACCCCCCGGCATTTGGTTACAAGAAACCGGCTATATTGCCACCGCGCCGCAAGTAGCAATGTCGTTTGATGGGTTAGGAGTTTTTACCACAGATCGCGTTGGTAGTGTTGGTTACGATAGCAGCGATTTTACCAGTGATTTTGGTGGCACTTCTAGCGCTACTCCTGTGGTGGCCGGTGTGGCAGCATTAATATTATCTGTAAACCCCGATTTAACCGCCCAACAAGTCAAACAAATCCTCCAAAGTAGCGCCGATAAAATCATTGACCGTGATAAAGATCCGCAGTTAGGCTTCAATTACGGCACCTATGATGCTAATGGTTTTTCGCAGTGGTTTGGCTATGGCAAAGTCAATGCCTATAAAGCCGTAATAGCCGCCCAAAAAACCGTTTCTCCTTCTTGGTTAAGAGTTTCTCGCCAATTACAAGGACGCAATGATTTTGCTGTAGTAATTCCCGATGGCGATTTGCGAGGCGTAACCAGTGCGATTCGAGTTAATGATAATAGCCCCGTGCTGGATCTGCGTGTGACGGTGAATATTGAACATCAGTTTATGGGGGATTTGGAGGTGTATTTAGTAGCACCTTCGGGCAAAAAAGCTTTGTTGCAAAATCGTTCACTTGGTGCAAGAAAGTCTTTACAAATGTCTTATTCTATGCAAGACACACCCGCTTTGAGGTTATTAGCAAATGAACCGGCATCAGGAGTTTGGATGTTGCAGGTGATTGATTATTCTCCCGAAGACGTTGGCACGCTGAAAAGTTGGGATTTAATTATTGGATTGTAA
- a CDS encoding CHAT domain-containing protein: AYCNRIRGQRADNIEQAIKCCTDALSVRTREAFPQQWAMTQNNLAIAYCNRIRGQRADNIEQAIKCCTDALTVYKPDAFPEYWAMTQNNLATAYRERIRGERADNIEQAIKFYKEALKVYKLDALSEDWAGTQNNLAIAYRERIRGERADNIEQAIKFYKETLKVYKLDAFPEYWAMTQNNLGLTYSDRISGERADNIEQAIKFYKEALKVYKLDAFPEYWAMTQNNLGLAYSDRIRGERPKNIEKALKFYTAALTVYKSDAFPEYWATTQNNLATAYRERIRGQRAKNIEKAIAFYTAALTVYKSDAVPEQWATTQNNLAIAYSDRIRGDRAKNIEKAIECYKNSLTIRTREAFPQNYTETLFNLGNLYRSNQQWQLAYDRFSPAIETVEFLRGEIQSGDETKEKLAELYNRIYLRMVEVCIQMQRYTEAVEYAERSKGQNLIELLSVKDLYPKGEIPAEVRQELQQLRQRIAEENQRLKQAEEKNYATINQLRQDLAVKYPYTPLNFGEIKQLADEKTAIVEWYILRSSFCAFIITKDNSQPQFLSFPESDLKRLIDWVKEYLRDYYSNRQQWENSLETKLTNLAEIIHIDEIVNSIPESCDKLILIPHRYLHLFPLHALPVSGETWQRFHPDNSNFPPNPCLIDCFDNGVSYAPSCQILHQVQKYQRGKFDKFFAIQDPKNDLMAADMEVESIKNLFPNPQILAKNNAKKGKKSKEKLEIAEQVADSHHLFFSCHGYFNLNEPLKSGLQLADGTLTLEEIIGYFNLSECSLVTLSACETGQVRLDNTDEYISLTSGFMLAGSPSLYVTLWSVNAFSTAILLIKTYENLYQKPGKLALALNQAQIWLRDTDIQGFLDWTNKCPLLDEEWREILQYSLEDDKETQGANAKIYQNPYYWAGFCMAGKGEQNMANSISKLEVFQQLIQQSDLLVNLRNDLISLKDKLTENDEENIKIIEKWLEDKPAIERKYKAKCMKLGDKSPRDATSSTKPGEKSEILIKTIENLTVSAEKTPERDENTSL; encoded by the coding sequence TGCCTACTGTAACAGAATCAGGGGACAGAGGGCCGACAATATCGAACAAGCGATCAAATGTTGCACCGATGCCCTCAGCGTTCGCACCCGCGAAGCTTTTCCCCAACAATGGGCAATGACGCAAAATAATCTGGCAATTGCCTACTGTAACAGAATCAGGGGACAGAGGGCCGACAATATCGAACAAGCGATCAAATGTTGCACCGATGCCCTCACCGTTTACAAGCCCGATGCCTTTCCCGAATATTGGGCAATGACGCAAAATAATCTGGCAACTGCCTACCGTGAAAGAATCAGGGGAGAGAGGGCCGACAATATTGAACAAGCGATCAAATTTTACAAAGAGGCACTCAAAGTCTACAAGCTTGATGCCCTTTCCGAAGATTGGGCAGGTACGCAAAATAATCTGGCAATTGCCTACCGTGAAAGAATCAGGGGAGAGAGGGCCGACAATATCGAACAAGCGATCAAATTTTACAAAGAGACACTCAAAGTCTACAAGCTCGATGCCTTTCCCGAATATTGGGCAATGACACAAAATAATCTGGGACTTACCTACTCTGACAGAATCAGTGGAGAGAGGGCAGACAATATCGAACAAGCAATCAAATTTTACAAAGAGGCACTCAAAGTCTACAAGCTCGATGCCTTTCCCGAATATTGGGCAATGACACAAAATAATTTGGGACTTGCCTACTCTGACAGAATCAGGGGAGAGAGGCCAAAGAATATCGAAAAAGCGCTCAAATTTTACACCGCCGCCCTCACCGTTTACAAGAGCGATGCCTTTCCCGAATATTGGGCAACCACGCAAAATAATCTGGCAACTGCCTACCGTGAAAGAATCAGGGGGCAGAGGGCAAAGAATATCGAAAAAGCAATCGCATTTTACACCGCCGCCCTCACCGTTTACAAGAGCGATGCCGTTCCCGAACAATGGGCAACGACACAAAATAATCTGGCAATTGCCTACTCTGACAGAATCAGGGGAGACAGGGCAAAGAATATCGAAAAAGCGATCGAATGCTATAAAAATTCTTTAACTATCAGAACTCGTGAGGCTTTCCCGCAAAATTATACAGAAACTTTATTTAATTTAGGGAATCTTTACCGCAGCAACCAGCAATGGCAACTTGCTTATGATAGATTTTCTCCAGCAATTGAGACAGTAGAATTTTTACGAGGTGAGATTCAATCTGGGGATGAAACCAAAGAGAAATTAGCTGAATTATATAACAGAATATATCTGCGTATGGTAGAAGTTTGCATCCAAATGCAGCGCTACACTGAAGCTGTGGAATATGCCGAACGTTCTAAGGGGCAAAACTTAATCGAGTTGCTATCGGTGAAAGATTTGTATCCCAAAGGAGAAATCCCCGCCGAAGTGCGCCAAGAGTTGCAACAGTTAAGACAGAGAATTGCTGAAGAAAATCAACGCTTAAAACAAGCTGAAGAAAAAAACTATGCCACTATCAACCAACTACGCCAAGATTTAGCCGTCAAATATCCCTATACACCCCTCAATTTTGGTGAAATTAAGCAGTTAGCCGATGAAAAAACAGCCATTGTCGAATGGTACATTTTACGCAGTAGCTTTTGTGCCTTCATCATTACTAAGGATAACTCGCAACCACAGTTTTTATCCTTTCCTGAGTCGGATTTAAAACGATTAATTGATTGGGTAAAAGAATATTTAAGAGATTATTATAGTAACCGGCAACAATGGGAAAACAGCCTAGAAACCAAACTAACAAACCTAGCCGAAATTATCCACATTGATGAGATAGTTAATTCTATCCCCGAAAGCTGCGATAAACTAATCCTAATTCCCCACCGCTACCTGCACCTTTTCCCTCTCCACGCCTTACCTGTCAGCGGGGAAACTTGGCAACGCTTTCACCCCGATAACTCAAATTTTCCCCCGAATCCCTGTCTGATTGACTGCTTCGATAACGGAGTTTCCTACGCCCCCAGTTGCCAAATTCTCCATCAAGTCCAAAAATACCAACGAGGTAAATTTGATAAATTTTTCGCCATTCAAGATCCCAAAAATGACTTAATGGCTGCCGATATGGAAGTAGAAAGCATCAAAAATCTCTTCCCAAACCCACAAATTTTAGCTAAAAACAATGCCAAGAAAGGCAAAAAATCAAAGGAAAAATTAGAAATAGCCGAACAAGTCGCCGATAGCCATCATCTCTTCTTTTCCTGTCATGGTTATTTCAACCTCAACGAACCCCTAAAATCTGGTTTACAACTAGCCGATGGCACTCTCACCCTAGAAGAAATAATCGGCTATTTCAACCTCAGTGAATGCAGCCTAGTCACCCTTTCCGCCTGCGAAACTGGACAAGTTCGACTCGACAACACCGACGAATACATCAGCCTCACCAGCGGTTTTATGTTAGCAGGTAGTCCCAGTTTATACGTCACTTTATGGTCAGTAAATGCCTTTTCTACAGCCATTTTACTGATTAAAACCTACGAAAACCTCTACCAGAAACCGGGTAAACTTGCCTTGGCATTAAATCAAGCACAAATCTGGCTACGAGACACCGACATCCAAGGCTTTCTCGACTGGACAAACAAATGTCCACTCCTAGACGAAGAATGGCGAGAAATCTTACAATACTCCTTGGAAGACGACAAAGAAACCCAAGGAGCTAATGCTAAGATATATCAAAATCCCTATTATTGGGCCGGCTTCTGCATGGCTGGCAAAGGAGAACAAAACATGGCTAACAGCATCAGCAAATTAGAAGTTTTCCAGCAATTAATTCAACAATCAGATTTATTGGTTAATCTGAGAAATGACCTAATTTCTCTCAAAGATAAGTTGACAGAAAATGATGAAGAAAACATCAAAATAATTGAGAAATGGCTAGAAGACAAACCAGCCATCGAGAGAAAGTACAAAGCTAAGTGCATGAAATTGGGAGATAAATCACCCAGAGATGCAACATCGTCTACTAAGCCGGGAGAAAAAAGTGAAATCTTGATAAAAACGATAGAAAATCTGACTGTCTCTGCTGAAAAAACTCCGGAAAGAGATGAAAACACCTCTCTATGA